The Phoenix dactylifera cultivar Barhee BC4 chromosome 9, palm_55x_up_171113_PBpolish2nd_filt_p, whole genome shotgun sequence genome window below encodes:
- the LOC103705753 gene encoding uncharacterized protein LOC103705753 produces MGENSETPTLAEDPPPPPPLLRPPSLPRPPSRVPLLEPDETLLGPALCRLVSFLAALGFHHRSSLMALVLSGFAFALLGIAVPVASICLSRCSGESCEEYQVERFEICVFVSDSSLAAISLICISRNLFKYGIRRFLFVDQHHGQTERFQKEYFRKIQDFFCLLLWWILPCLVVKITREIFRFVYIFHESIWKSIVVLLASIISWAYLIIIFLSACTLFNLVCNLQVIHFEDYSKLLERDADALVYLEEHTTGYGGKVNFTNAGGLAVSSVVQVVGVVLCLHAAAKISHRAQGVASVASRWHALITCSSCDSSQMRTTNSSANLEVIPANLLLADYSESDLESLDSAAVQSNSQLVSYMSSYHKRQALVMYLQSNPGGITIFGWTVDRALINTIFFLELTLVLFVLGITIVFPSK; encoded by the exons atgGGCGAGAATTCCGAAACCCCAACGCTAGCAGAGgacccgccgccgccgccgccgctgctgcGGCCGCCGTCGCTGCCGCGGCCGCCGTCGCGAGTGCCGCTTCTCGAACCGGACGAGACGCTCCTCGGCCCCGCCCTCTGCCGCCTCGTGTCCTTCCTCGCCGCCCTCGGATTCCACCACCGCTCCTCCCTGATGGCCCTTGTCCTCTCCGGCTTCGCCTTCGCCCTCCTCGGCATCGCCGTCCCCGTCGCCTCGATCTGCCTCTCCCGCTGCTCCGGCGAGAGCTGCGAGGAGTACCAGGTCGAGCGGTTCGAGATCTGCGTCTTTGTGTCCGACTCGTCTCTGGCCGCCATCTCCCTCATTTGTATCTCCAGGAATCTGTTCAAGTATGGGATACGGAGGTTTCTCTTTGTGGATCAGCATCACGGCCAGACCGAGAGGTTCCAGAAGGAGTACTTCCGCAAGATCCAG GATTTCTTTTGTCTGCTCCTTTGGTGGATATTGCCATGCCTTGTTGTGAAGATTACCCGTGAAATCTTTCGCTTTGTATACATCTTCCATGAGTCAATATGGAAATCCATTGTGGTTTTGTTAGCTTCTATTATCTCATGGGCATATttgatcataatttttttatctgCTTGTACTTTGTTCAATTTGGTTTGCAATTTACAAGTTATTCACTTTGAGGACTATAGTAAACTTTTGGAAAGAGATGCAGATGCTTTGGTATATTTGGAAGAACAT ACCACAGGATATGGTGGGAAAGTGAATTTCACGAATGCTGGGGGATTAGCT GTATCTTCAGTTGTTCAAGTTGTTGGTGTAGTCCTTTGTTTGCATGCAGCTGCTAAAATTTCACATAGGGCTCAAGGCGTTGCATCAGTAGCCAGTAGATGGCATGCATTGATAACATGCAGTTCCTGTGATTCTTCTCAAATGAGAACTACAAACAGCTCTGCTAACTTGGAGGTCATTCCGGCAAATTTATTATTGGCAGATTATTCGGAAAGCGACTTGGAATCATTAGACAGTGCTGCAGTGCAAAGCAATTCTCAATTGGTTTCTTATATGTCCTCGTACCACAAGAGGCAAGCCCTTG TTATGTATTTGCAATCCAACCCTGGCGGAATCACCATTTTTGGATGGACGGTCGACCGTGCATTGATAAATACAATCTTCTTCCTTGAGCTGACGCTGGTTTTATTTGTGCTTGGCATAACCATAGTCTTTCCTTCCAAGTGA